Proteins encoded within one genomic window of Panicum virgatum strain AP13 chromosome 1N, P.virgatum_v5, whole genome shotgun sequence:
- the LOC120655077 gene encoding uncharacterized protein LOC120655077: MIKEFSELDCVRGHTFGKRPILPFKSTCYARRPGVRTPPVCDASVMNFKNELLQRVPGTFSPQSLEDITDLYKKHVAAAPNEVSPVYAQSIIIDIIDYFYQRAQKDKSNDNRRSTNSAEATCSTPCSNIFAVGNNTGDDNGLHFDYHYDNVAGDSPVQTPEDNGHHTDDHHDNVVGIRPVEAADVNVQHSDDHDDIVVGDFPDQGADDNSEHFDEQTDNVVGHSPVQVAQQNLSDVHVCTPSVDIAHCMSGETVIVPRSGGQTQSDQVYTGDTVKVATSSPDVSNQFKVSQGCSKGKKRSACNSSPDASGDNVATRTRSRRNSLSPNVAMPAVGITDNPESIIRKQRVKRLAIRGQKLPLGRRIENDTSSCSVPTSDSTQPNHGVQASGLDDRAHLAKVETIFSQVFLS, from the exons ATGATTAAAGAATTTTCTGAGTTGGACTGTGTTCGCGGCCATACTTTTGGCAAACGTCCT ATTTTGCCTTTCAAATCTACTTGTTATGCTCGCCGCCCTGGAGTTAGAACTCCTCCTGTTTGTGATGCCAGCGTTATGAACTTCAAGAATGAGCTACTGCAAAGAGTTCCAGGAACTTTCTCTCCACAG TCATTGGAAGATATCACCGATTTGTATAAGAAGcatgttgctgctgctccaaATGAGGTGTCACCTGTGTATGCTCAAAGTATTATTATTGATATCATTGACTACTTTTATCAGCGAGCGCAAAAAGACAAGTCCAATGACAATAGACGGTCAACGAACAGTGCGGAAGCTACCTGTTCTACTCCTTGTTCAAATATTTTTGCTGTTGGTAATAATACTGGAGATGATAATGGCCTCCATTTTGATTACCATTATGACAATGTGGCAGGGGATTCTCCTGTGCAAACACCAGAAGACAATGGGCATCATACTGATGATCATCATGATAACGTGGTGGGCATTCGTCCTGTTGAAGCAGCAGATGTTAATGTGCAACATTCTGATGACCATGATGATATTGTGGTTGGGGATTTTCCTGATCAAGGAGCAGATGACAATAGTGAACATTTTGATGAGCAGACTGATAATGTGGTTGGTCATTCTCCTGTGCAAGTAGCTCAACAAAATTTATCTGATGTGCATGTTTGTACACCATCAGTTGATATTGCTCATTGTATGAGTGGCGAGACAGTTATTGTACCACGTTCTGGTGGTCAAACTCAATCTGATCAAGTGTATACTGGTGACACCGTTAAAGTTGCAACAAGCTCCCCAGATGTCTCAAACCAATTTAAAGTGTCCCAAG GTTGTAGCAAAGGAAAGAAGAGGAGTGCATGTAATTCTTCGCCCGATGCCTCTGGTGATAATGTTGCCACCCGTACTCGTTCACGTCGGAATTCCCTTTCACCAAATGTTGCAATGCCAGCAGTTGGCATCACAGATAATCCTGAATCTATAATCAGGAAGCAGAGGGTCAAAAGATTGGCAATACGAGGTCAGAAGTTACCATTAGGCCGGAGAATTGAAAATGATACTAGTAGTTGTTCAGTTCCTACAAGCGATAGTACTCAGCCTAATCATGGAGTACAAGCATCAGGATTAGATGATAGGGCACACTTAGCTAAGGTGGAAACTATTTTTTCACAAGTATTTCTAAGTTAG
- the LOC120653279 gene encoding uncharacterized protein LOC120653279, with product MRQDVVNNKLKDVPPKNTVESASRIDDVHAPVTHASGLKGSSGKSSDSFGTKVADVLSEAAGNDVAAKYHIKISIADKIALWVVGVPSFCLSDEFDPSGNGESKQAENAHADAQCDVGNTHGRDRIEHSNRQEQTNATGCAGNRSSSSGYKSSSVKSFMYLEESKLGQSNQSGSSKVPFVSSEDSGAHQVKQGISEPECSSMALPCFPGPIEPTPIDVDDSQSSPKSPDVVVTGQKYGYPHWTPKSPDVFVTKTTFFKASCEAQAKKANQMYNDDQVSCFKRLEVIGFMLGSSSKGDVPRRKRRILVPNSYFRDFEVNKCTARIHFSVNEKLAYECLMFYSVSPEHSKEVVINYGKVCVTFHELGSSLSRTDKVPVHSHVINALCRKLFKDRHPSVSRRHYFFSTAGDYLIRNEGNLNYHKNNCERCFRFANQCFSFMSSDLVCMYFKIS from the exons ATGAGACAGGATGTTGTCAACAATAAACTTAAGGATGTCCCACCTAAGAATACTGTTGAGTCAGCTTCAAGGATTGATGAT GTTCATGCACCTGTTACTCATGCTAGTGGTCTGAAAGGTTCATCTGGAAAATCCAGTGATAGCTTTGGTACCAAAGTAGCGGATGTATTATCAGAAGCTGCTGGCAAT GATGTTGCTGCAAAGTACCACATCAAAATTAGTATAGCAGACAAAATTGCATTATGGGTTGTCGGTGTACCTTCTTTTTGTCTCAGTGATGAGTTTGATCCCAGCGGCAATGGTGAGTCCAAGCAAGCTGAGAATGCACATGCTGATGCCCAATGTGATGTTGGTAATACTCATGGCAGAGATCGTATCGAGCATTCAAATAGACAAGAG CAAACTAATGCGACAGGATGTGCTGGTAATCGTTCTTCATCTTCTGGatacaagtcttcttcagttAAG AGTTTCATGTATTTGGAGGAATCCAAATTAGGGCAAAGCAACCAATCTGGGAGTAGTAAAGTTCCCTTCGTTAGCTCCGAAGATTCAGGAGCACATCAAGTTAAGCAAGGCATCTCTGAACCGGAGTGCTCCTCAATGGCCTTGCCCTGTTTCCCAGGTCCCATTGAGCCCACCCCCATTGATGTTGATGATTCACAG AGCTCTCCAAAGTCTCCAGATGTTGTTGTCACTGGTCAAAAATATGGATACCCACACTGGACTCCAAAGTCTCCAGATGTTTTTGTTACCAAAACTACATTTTTCAAGGCAAGTTGTGAAGCACAGGCGAAAAAGGCTAATCAAATGTACAATGATGACCAGGTTTCATGTTTCAAGAGATTGGAGGTCATAGGTTTCATGCTTGGATCTTCTTCTAAAGGAGATGTTCCACGTCGGAAGAGACGTATACTGGTACCTAATTCGTATTTTAGGGATTTTGAGGTGAATAAATGCACTGCTAGGATACACTTTTCTGTTAACGAGAAGTTAGCATATGAGTGTTTGATGTTCTACTCTGTGTCTCCCGAGCACTCCAA AGAGGTTGTAATTAATTATGGGAAAGTCTGTGTGACATTTCATGAGCTTGGGTCATCGTTAAGTCGCACTGACAAGGTTCCTGTTCACAGTCATGTGATTAATGCTCTATGCCGTAAGCTTTTCAAAGATAGACATCCCAGTGTTTCACGCCGGCATTACTTCTTCTCTACTGCTGGA GACTATTTGATCCGAAATGAAGGAAATTTAAACTACCACAAAAACAATTGTGAGAGGTGCTTCAGGTTTGCGAACCAGTGTTTCAGTTTCATGTCCTCAGACctagtatgtatgtattttaAAATTTCTTAA
- the LOC120655074 gene encoding probable LRR receptor-like serine/threonine-protein kinase At3g47570 — protein MCIHFHKHNGASALPSTCCKMISLGASHIELIPLLAFLILSCSMPLATSDDTDTDRQALLCFKSQISDPSGALVSWSNISLNFCNWQGVTCSAQTPFRVMALNLSSEGLGGPVPPCVGNLSAIRSIDLSNNTFHGSIPNELGSLSQIIYLNLSINSLDGHIPTELSSCSHLQVLSLWKNSLQGEIPPSLTQCIHLQQVALNNNKLQGSIPTGFGLLRELETLDLSNNALTGNIPSLLGSSSSLVYLDLGANQLTGGIPEFLANSSSLQVLRLMQNSLTGEIPPSLFNTSTLTSIYLQSNKLVGPIPTVTAAAAPIKMLILAQNSLTGEIPASLGNLSSLIRLSLAVNNLVGSIPESLSNIPSLERLILTFNNLSGPVPQSIFNMSSLKFLEMANNSLTARLPQDIGYRLPNLQSLILSKTQLSGGIPASLVNASKLEMIYLVSTGLSGTVPSFGSLPNLRELDLSYNQLESGDWSFLSSLANCTQLKWLFLDGNGMRGSLPSSIGNLPSQLEWLWLNQNKFTGGIPMEIGNLRSLKVLYMDLNLFSGSIPPTMGNLRNLLVLSFAQNNLSGYVPDSIGNLDQLTEFYLDGNNFSGNIPKSLGQWRQLQMLNVSHNSFDGSIPSEIFNISSLSQSLDLSNNFFTGPILMEIGRLINLGSISISNNRLTGDIPSTLGKCVLLEFLHMEGNFLTGNIPESLMNLKSIKEMDLSRNKLSGKIPEFLALLSSLQALNLSLNDFEGPVPSSGIFSNSSRVFLKGNHRLCANTPGSSLPLCPELESKGENKSVILKIVIPIAVSAVVILLLCSVVILVRRRKEEPSLQHSSVHIEKITYEDIAKATNGFSQVNLVGLGSFSAVYKGILLSEDDPVAIKVFNLNQYGAPKSFVSECEALRTTRHRNLVKVITLCSTVDPTGSDFKALIFQYMPNGSLERWLHPKDRSYDKERFLSLGERINIALDIAYALDYLHNQCPTPIIHCDLKPSNVLLDLEMTAYVSDFGLARFMCTTSTAVPANSTSLANLKGSIGYIPPEYGMGGPISSKGDVYSYGVLLLEMFTGRCPTDEKFKDGMSLHKHVATNFPHAIAEILDPTMLQNDIDGGNSEMIQSCVHPMLKLGLLCSMASPRDRLGMGQVSAAILDIKHVFLELYSGGISMSDM, from the exons ATGTGTATACACTTTCATAAGCACAACGGAGCTTCAGCATTGCCCAGCACCTGCTGCAAGATGATTAGCTTAGGTGCATCCCATATAGAGCTCATACCACTACTGGCTTTTCTCATCCTCTCATGCTCCATGCCATTAGCAACTAGCGATGACACCGATACTGATCGACAAGCTCTCCTCTGCTTCAAGTCTCAAATCTCTGATCCCAGTGGAGCCTTAGTCTCTTGGAGCAACATATCCCTTAACTTCTGCAACTGGCAAGGTGTTACATGCAGCGCACAGACCCCATTTCGAGTCATGGCACTAAACTTGAGCTCTGAAGGTCTTGGTGGCCCAGTACCACCTTGTGTAGGCAACCTGAGTGCCATTAGAAGCATTGACTTGTCAAACAATACATTCCATGGAAGCATCCCAAATGAACTTGGGAGCCTGAGCCAAATCATCTACCTCAACCTAAGCATCAACTCTCTTGATGGACATATCCCAACTGAGCTATCTTCCTGCAGCCATCTCCAGGTCCTCAGCTTATGGAAAAACTCCCTTCAAGGTGAGATCCCACCAAGCTTAACCCAATGCATTCATCTCCAGCAAGTTGCACTAAACAACAATAAGTTGCAAGGAAGCATCCCAACTGGGTTTGGGCTGCTTCGTGAGCTGGAAACTTTGGACCTGTCCAACAATGCCCTCACAGGCAATATACCATCATTGCTGGGCAGCAGCTCATCTCTTGTGTATCTTGATCTTGGGGCTAATCAGCTAACAGGAGGAATACCAGAGTTCTTGGCAAATAGCTCATCTCTTCAAGTTCTTAGGCTCATGCAAAATAGCCTTACTGGGGAGATACCCCCGTCGCTCTTCAATACTTCCACTCTGACTAGCATTTACCTCCAGAGTAACAAATTAGTTGGCCCAATACCAACTGTCACAGCAGCTGCTGCACCTATTAAAATGCTAATTCTAGCCCAGAATAGTCTTACAGGTGAGATACCAGCCTCACTGGGCAACCTTTCCTCCCTGATTCGTTTGTCTCTTGCAGTAAATAACTTGGTTGGAAGCATTCCAGAAAGCTTAAGTAACATCCCTTCCCTTGAGAGGCTGATTCTGACATTCAACAACTTGTCTGGACCAGTGCCTCAGTCTATTTTCAACATGTCTTCTTTGAAATTTCTAGAAATGGCCAATAACTCACTCACCGCACGGCTGCCACAAGACATTGGCTACAGGCTTCCAAACCTGCAGAGCTTGATTCTGTCAAAAACACAATTGAGTGGGGGGATTCCGGCTTCTCTTGTAAATGCATCCAAACTAGAAATGATTTATCTTGTCAGCACTGGACTCAGTGGGACAGTGCCATCCTTTGGGTCCTTACCAAACCTACGGGAGCTTGATCTTTCCTACAACCAGCTTGAATCAGGTGATTGgagcttcctctcatcccttgcAAACTGTACTCAACTAAAATGGCTATTCTTGGATGGGAATGGTATGCGAGGAAGCTTGCCAAGTTCTATTGGTAACCTTCCCTCGCAACTGGAGTGGCTATGGCTCAATCAAAACAAATTTACTGGAGGAATTCCAATGGAGATAGGAAACCTTAGGAGCCTCAAAGTGTTGTATATGGATCTGAACCTGTTCAGTGGTAGTATACCACCTACCATGGGaaatttgagaaatttattGGTTCTAAGCTTTGCACAAAATAACCTTTCTGGATATGTTCCGGACTCTATTGGCAACCTTGACCAACTAACTGAGTTTTATCTGGATGGGAACAACTTCAGTGGGAATATACCTAAAAGTTTAGGCCAATGGAGACAATTACAGATGCTGAATGTCTCTCACAATTCCTTCGATGGAAGCATCCCAAGTGAGATCTTCAATATCTCATCACTTTCACAAAGCTTGGATTTGTCAAACAATTTCTTTACAGGGCCCATACTGATGGAGATCGGTAGACTCATCAATCTTGGAAGCATTAGTATTTCCAATAACCGCTTGACTGGTGATATTCCATCTACTCTAGGTAAGTGTGTGCTTTTGGAATTTCTTCACATGGAAGGGAATTTTCTTACAGGAAATATTCCAGAATCTCTCATGAACTTGAAAAGCATCAAGGAAATGGATCTCTCTAGAAACAAATTGTCAGGGAAAATTCCAGAGTTCCTCGCCTTGTTGAGTTCTTTGCAGGCACTCAATCTGTCACTAAATGATTTTGAAGGACCAGTACCATCAAGCGGTATCTTCAGCAATTCCAGCAGAGTGTTCCTGAAAGGAAACCACAGGTTATGTGCAAATACTCCAGGATCAAGCCTGCCCCTTTGCCCAGAATTGGAATCAAAGGGGGAAAACAAATCTGTTATTTTGAAGATAGTGATCCCAATTGCAGTGTCAGCTGTTGTAATTTTATTGTTATGTTCAGTTGTCATTCTTGTCAGGAGAAGAAAAGAGGAACCAAGTTTGCAGCACTCCAGTGTGCACATAGAGAAAATAACATATGAAGACATTGCCAAGGCTACAAATGGGTTCTCTCAAGTAAACTTGGTTGGCTTGGGATCCTTCAGTGCTGTTTACAAGGGCATTTTACTTTCTGAGGATGATCCGGTCGCTATTAAGGTTTTTAACCTTAACCAGTATGGAGCACCCAAAAGCTTTGTTTCGGAGTGTGAAGCATTACGAACTACTCGCCACCGGAATCTTGTCAAAGTCATTACTTTATGCTCTACAGTTGATCCTACTGGCTCAGATTTTAAAGCACTTATCTTTCAGTATATGCCTAATGGGAGCCTTGAAAGGTGGCTACACCCCAAGGACCGTAGTTATGACAAGGAAAGATTCCTGAGTTTAGGGGAAAGGATTAACATAGCTCTGGACATTGCATATGCTTTAGATTATCTCCATAACCAATGTCCAACTCCAATAATACATTGTGACCTGAAGCCGAGCAATGTTCTTTTAGATCTTGAAATGACTGCATATGTCAGTGACTTTGGGTTGGCGAGATTCATGTGTACTACTTCAACTGCAGTGCCTGCTAATTCTACAAGTTTGGCCAATCTCAAAGGATCCATCGGATATATTCCACCAG AATATGGCATGGGTGGACCAATCTCATCGAAGGGTGATGTATACAGCTATGGAGTTCTTTTGCTAGAAATGTTCACCGGAAGATGCCCTACTGATGAGAAATTCAAGGATGGCATGAGCCTCCACAAACATGTGGCAACCAACTTTCCTCATGCCATAGCTGAGATTTTAGACCCTACTATGCTACAAAATGACATAGATGGTGGAAATTCGGAAATGATACAGAGCTGTGTCCACCCAATGCTAAAGTTGGGCCTCTTGTGCTCCATGGCATCGCCACGAGATCGATTAGGAATGGGACAAGTTTCTGCTGCAATACTCGACATCAAACATGTGTTTCTTGAGCTTTACAGTGGGGGAATCAGCATGAGTGATATGTAA